CGAACTTGGCCGAGCGCCCGCTCAGGGCCACTTCGCCGTACACGCGGAACCAGTGCTCCTCGTGGGTCGGCGACAGCTCGCGCATGCGCCGGCCGATAACGTCGTGCATGCCGGTCTCGCGTTCGAACGCCGGGTTGACCTCCAGGAACACGTAGTCGACCGCGCGCTGGTCCTCGTCGAACAGCACCTGCACCACGCAGAAGCCGGAATCGATCTTGTCGAAGATCTCGCGGTAGTGCAGGTCGGAGCCCTGCGCGCGCGACGAGGAGGAAGCTTCGGTACTGGCATGCATGAGGGAGTGTGCTCTGGAGACGGCCTGCGGCGGCGGGTGCGGCGACGCGGTCGGCGCCCATGGCGTTTGACGGATGCCTGGCACCGGGCGGCGCGACGGACCCCGCATCTTGTTAAGCCGTTCCGCTGCCGTCAAGCCGGACCGGGCGCGGCGTCGCACGGATGCCGAACGTCACCAGAGAAAGGCGACCACCAGCACGATCCCCAACGACGCCAGCGCGATCCCGGCGATGACGCCCCATTGGGTGAGCCGCGCGCTGCGCAGCGCCTGTTCTTCCAGCCAGCGCTCGGCCTCGCCGCGCCACGGCAGCGGCGGCGACTGGTCCAGCAGCTGCTGGACCCGCGCCACGCCCAGTTCGCGGCATTGCTGCCGGCACTGTTCCGGGGCGGTGGCGTCTTCCGGCGCGATTGCGTAGGACATGCGCGTCTCCTGTCGTGTTCTAGCCCAGCGTGAAGCGCGGGCTGTCGCTGGCCAGTTCGTGCTCCACCGCCATCCGCGCCAGGCGCGTGTAGTTGGCGCGCGGACCGGCGCCGCGGCCGACGATCAGGCCCAGGTACTCCAGGCCGGTCCACACCCGCGCCTTCCACTCGACCCCGCTCTCGGCCAGCACCAAGGTCAGCGAATAGCGGAAGCCCTGCCCCTGCGGGCTGCGGTAGGCGTAGATCGGCGGGAACTGCACCGCCACGTCCTGCTGCTCGCCCAGCGACGCCAGGTAGCGGCGCAGTTCCTGGCGCACGTCTTCGCCCGGGGGCAGGCGCAGGTGGCGCGCCGCGGCGTCCAGGTCCGCCTGCTGGTCGACGAAACTGGCCGCGCCGCTCGCCGGACTGTGCCCATGGCGCTTGGCCCAGTCGATGAACTGCAGGCGCACGTCCGAGGCGGCGTGGGCCTGGTGGAACAGCGGCATCTTCATGCGATCCCCGAATCACGTGTTGTGGCCGCCATGGTCGCGCGGGGGCCGTGAAGCATGCGGCGACGCAGCGTGAACCGCACGTCACACCGGCGACGCGCGCATGAACCGGTGGAGAACGGATGCCGCCGGCGGCCGCGGCGCGATTGCGGCGACGCGCGGTCAGGCACACACTGGCGGGGCCGTTTCCCGTGGAGATCCGCCATGAAGATCCGATATGCCTGGACGGCGCTGGCCCTGGCCTGCCTGCTGGCGGGCGGAGCCTCCGCCGAAGTCCGCAACGTCACCGATCCGCAGGCCGTGCGCAGCACCGAGGGCGATGGCCCGGTGCAGGTGCGCTGGACCGACCCCGCCGCCTTCAGCGAACTGCGCTACAGCCGCAACCGCTGGGAAGCGCAGCGCGGCGACTGGGTGCGGCAGCTGGCCGACTACCTGCAGCAGCGCGCCGGCAAGCAGCTGGCACCGGGCCAGCGCCTGGACGTGGAGCTGACCGACATCAAGCGCGCCGGCGACTACGAAGGCTGGCACGGCCCGCAATGGAACGACGTGCGGGTGATGCGCGACATCTACCCGCCGCGGATCAGCCTGAACTTCACCCTGTACGGCGCCGACGGCCAGGTGCTGGACCAGGGCGAGCGCAAGCTGCTCGACACCAGCTACCTGCTCAACAGCTCGATCGGCCTGAGCAACGATCCGCTGCGTTATGAGAAGCGGATGCTGGACGATTGGCTGCGCCGCCAGTTCCGCGACCAGGCCGCGGTGGCCGAACGCTGAGTGGTGGGGCGGGCTTCGGCGGCGCTGTGTCGCGGCCGAAGCCGCTCTCATGCGTTGCAGGAGGGCTCCAGTCCGGCGGCTTCCGAAGCCGGAAGGTCTCCTGCTCCGTCGGTCGCGGCTAAAGCCGCTCCTACAGTTGTCGGTCGCGGCTGAAGCCGCTCCTACAGTTGCTTGCGGCCGGTCGGCTGGGCGCTGCAGGAGGTATTTCCGCCTCTGGACGGCGGCTGAAGCTGAAAGGTCTGTCGCTTCGTTCGTCGCAGCCGAAGTCGCTCCCACAGGGGCTTGCGGACGGTGGCTGGTGCGCTGGAGGAGGCTGGCTCAGCCGATTTTGTCGAAGCCGGCGGCATCGCGGCGCCGTTCGTCGCGGCTGAAGCCGCTCCTACAGAAAATGGGATGCGTGGCGGTGCGGGATGCGCCCTGCTGTGGGAGGGACTTCGGTCCCGACTGCACGGGGCTCGGCGTGGGCCATTGCTTCGCGCGCCACGCTCGATGGTCGGAGCAACGCGCTCCCGGGAGGTTGCTACGGCGTTGGCCCAGGCCACCGCGGCCGCCATTCCGAAAACCCAGCGGCCCGTGGCGCGCTCAGCCGCCCAGGTACTGGCGCGGCGCGCGCTTGAGCCCGCACAGCAGGCGGTAGGCGCTGGAACCGCAGCGGCCCGCCAGGATGTCGATGCGCGGTTGCGCGCCCCACAGCTGCACGTCGCTGCCGCGCCCGGCCTGCGGGTGGTCGGTCAGGTCCACGGTCAGCATGTCCATCGACACCCGCCCGATCAGTTCGCCGGGCGCGCCGTCGATCAGCACCGGGGTGCCGTTGGGCGCGAACTGCGGATAGCCGTCGGCGTAGCCGATCGCCACCACGCCGACCCGGGTCGGGCGCGGCGCGACGAAGCGCGCGCCGTAGCCGACCGGCTCGCCGGCGGCCAGCTCGCGCACCGCGATGACCTTGGACTGCAAGGTCATCACCGGGCGCAGCTCGCCCGGCAGTTCGGCGCCGGCGGCGAACGGGTCGGCGCCGTACAGCATCAGTCCCGGGCGCGCCCAGTCGTTGCGCAGCTGCGGCCAGCCCAGCAGCGCCGGCGAATTGCACAGGCTGGTCTCGCCGGCCAGGCCTTCGGTGGCCCGGCGGAACACCTCGACCTGCTCCAGGGTGCGCGCGCTGTCCAGCTCGTCGGCGCGCGCGAAATGGGTCATCAGCACCAGCCGCTGCACCTGCGGCAGCGCGCTCAGCCGCGCGTGCGCGGCGCGGAAGTCGTCCGGCGCCAGGCCCAGCCGGTGCATGCCGCTGTCCAGCTTCAGCCACAGGCACAGCGGCTGCGGCGCGGCGTAGGCGGCGATCGCCTCCACCTGCCACGGCGAGGCCACCGCGCACCACAGGCCATGCTCGGCGATCAGCGGCAGTTCGTCGGCATCGAAGAAGCCTTCCAGCAGCAGGATCGGCGCGGCGATGCCGGCCTGGCGCAGCTCCAGCGCCTCCTCGATGCAGGCCACCGCGAAGCCGTCGGCCTCCGCTTCCAGCGCGCGCGCGCAGGCCACCGCACCGTGCCCGTAGGCATCGGCCTTGACCACCGCCAGCGCCTTGCCGCCGCCCAGTTGCCGGGCCAGGCGGTAGTTGTGGCGCAGCGCGTGGAGATCGATCAACGCACGGGCTGGGCGCACGAGCTTGCCTCTGCGACGGGCGCCGCGACGCGGCGCGAATAACGGAAGATGTCCAGGCCCTCGCCGCTGATCTGCGGCTGGCGCGAGGCGATCAGGTCGGCCAGGTAGCGGCCGGAGCCGCAGGCCATGGTCCAGCCCAGCGTGCCGTGGCCGGTGTTGAGGAACAGGTTGCGGTAGCCGGTGGCACCGACCACCGGGGTGCCGTCGGGGGTGGCCGGGCGCAGCCCGGTCCAGAATTCGGCGCGCGCCAGTTCGCCGCCGCGCGGGTACAGGTCGTTCACCACTTTTTCCAGGGTGGCGCGGCGCCGCGCCGGCAGCGACAGGTCGAAGCCGGCCAGTTCGGCCATGCCGCCGACGCGGATGCGCTGGTCGAAGCGGGTGATCGCCACCTTGTAGGTCTCGTCGAGGATCGTGGACATCGGCGCCAGCGCCGCGTCGCGGATCGGCAAGGTCAGCGAATAGCCCTTCAGCGGATACACCGGCAGGCGGATACCCAGCGGCGCGAGCAGTTGCGGGGAATAGCTGCCCAGCGCGACCACGTAGCGGTCGGCGCGCTCGACGCGGCCGCCGATGCGCACGCCGTCGATGCGGTCGCCGTCGGCGTGCAGGCCGTCGATGGTCTCGCCGTAGCGGAACTGCACGCCGGCCGCGGCGGCCATGGCCGCCAGGCGCTGGGTGAACAGGCGGCAGTCGCCGGTCTGGTCGTTGGGCAGGCGCAGCGCGCCGACCAGCGTGGCCGGGGCGCTGGCCAGCGCCGGTTCGATGCGGGCGATGCCGGCGCGGTCGAGCAGTTCGTAGGGCACCCCGTACTCGCGCAGCACCTCGATGTCCTTGGCCGCGCCGTCCAGCTGCGCCTGGGTGCGGAACAGCTGGGTGGTGCCGAGCTGGCGGCCTTCGTAGGCGATGCCGGTGTCGGCGCGCAGCTGGTCCAGGCAGTCGCGGCTGTACTCGGACAGCCGCACCATGCGCGCCTTGTTGACCGCATAGCGCTCGGCAGTGCAGTTGCGCAGCATCTGCGCCAGCCACAGGTACTGGCGGATGTCGGCGGTGGGGGTGATGGCCAGCGGCGCATGGCGCTGGAACAGCCATTTCAGCGCCTTCAGCGGCACCCCCGGCGCCGCCCACGGCGAGGCGTAGCCCGGCGACACCTGGCCGGCATTGGCGTAGCTGGTCTCCAGCCCGGCCGCAGGCTGGCGGTCGACCACCGTCACCTCGCAGCCGGTCTGGGCCAGGTACCACGCCGTGGCCGTGCCGATCACACCGCTGCCCAGAACCAGAACCCGCATGCACTTACCTCGTCGGATCAAATCCCTGGCTGGATGGCGCCAGGGATGGGGTTAGGCGCAGTATATGAAGCGCAACCCAGGATTTTCCCCTGATTTTCGACCGGCCGCCAGGCCAATACCCTGCCCCAGCCCACCGAGAGACCCGCGCCATGGCCGCACGCGCCCGCGAACTGGACAAGATCGACCGCAAGATCCTGCGCATCCTGCAGCAGGAAGGCCGCATCTCCTTCACCGAACTCGGCGAACGGGTCGGCCTGTCGACCACCCCGTGCACCGAGCGGGTGCGCCGGCTGGAGCGCGACGGCGCCATCACCGGCTATTACGCGCGGCTGGACCCGCACTACCTCAAGGCCAGCCTGCTGGTGTTCGTGGAGATCAGCCTGGCCTACAAGTCCGGCGACATCTTCGAGGAATTCCGCCGCGCGGCGCTGAAGCTGCCCAACGTGCTGGAATGCCACCTGGTCTCGGGCGACTTCGACTACCTGCTCAAGGCGCGGATCAGCGAGATGGCCTCCTACCGCAAGCTGCTGGGCAGCACGCTGCTGACCCTGCCGCACGTGCGCGAGTCCAAGAGCTACATCGTGATGGAAGAGGTGAAGGAGACGCTGAGCCTGCCGATCGCGGACTGAGCGTGTTGGTCCCCTTTCCCTGCGGAAGAGGTAGGGGTGAGAGGGACGGCGGCGCCGGGCAGTTGAAGGCCCGGAAGCATGCGGCTGTCGTTCGACACATGCGCGACAGTGGATGGCTACGCCGGTGCCCGTACCCTCATCCGCCCTTCGGGCACCTTCCTCCGGGAGAGAAGGAGGGGACCGCAAGCCGCT
The Xanthomonas sp. AM6 DNA segment above includes these coding regions:
- a CDS encoding Lrp/AsnC ligand binding domain-containing protein; translation: MAARARELDKIDRKILRILQQEGRISFTELGERVGLSTTPCTERVRRLERDGAITGYYARLDPHYLKASLLVFVEISLAYKSGDIFEEFRRAALKLPNVLECHLVSGDFDYLLKARISEMASYRKLLGSTLLTLPHVRESKSYIVMEEVKETLSLPIAD
- a CDS encoding D-amino acid dehydrogenase; amino-acid sequence: MRVLVLGSGVIGTATAWYLAQTGCEVTVVDRQPAAGLETSYANAGQVSPGYASPWAAPGVPLKALKWLFQRHAPLAITPTADIRQYLWLAQMLRNCTAERYAVNKARMVRLSEYSRDCLDQLRADTGIAYEGRQLGTTQLFRTQAQLDGAAKDIEVLREYGVPYELLDRAGIARIEPALASAPATLVGALRLPNDQTGDCRLFTQRLAAMAAAAGVQFRYGETIDGLHADGDRIDGVRIGGRVERADRYVVALGSYSPQLLAPLGIRLPVYPLKGYSLTLPIRDAALAPMSTILDETYKVAITRFDQRIRVGGMAELAGFDLSLPARRRATLEKVVNDLYPRGGELARAEFWTGLRPATPDGTPVVGATGYRNLFLNTGHGTLGWTMACGSGRYLADLIASRQPQISGEGLDIFRYSRRVAAPVAEASSCAQPVR
- the alr gene encoding alanine racemase → MRPARALIDLHALRHNYRLARQLGGGKALAVVKADAYGHGAVACARALEAEADGFAVACIEEALELRQAGIAAPILLLEGFFDADELPLIAEHGLWCAVASPWQVEAIAAYAAPQPLCLWLKLDSGMHRLGLAPDDFRAAHARLSALPQVQRLVLMTHFARADELDSARTLEQVEVFRRATEGLAGETSLCNSPALLGWPQLRNDWARPGLMLYGADPFAAGAELPGELRPVMTLQSKVIAVRELAAGEPVGYGARFVAPRPTRVGVVAIGYADGYPQFAPNGTPVLIDGAPGELIGRVSMDMLTVDLTDHPQAGRGSDVQLWGAQPRIDILAGRCGSSAYRLLCGLKRAPRQYLGG
- a CDS encoding DUF3016 domain-containing protein; protein product: MKIRYAWTALALACLLAGGASAEVRNVTDPQAVRSTEGDGPVQVRWTDPAAFSELRYSRNRWEAQRGDWVRQLADYLQQRAGKQLAPGQRLDVELTDIKRAGDYEGWHGPQWNDVRVMRDIYPPRISLNFTLYGADGQVLDQGERKLLDTSYLLNSSIGLSNDPLRYEKRMLDDWLRRQFRDQAAVAER